The following coding sequences lie in one Arachis ipaensis cultivar K30076 chromosome B03, Araip1.1, whole genome shotgun sequence genomic window:
- the LOC107628893 gene encoding BTB/POZ domain-containing protein At3g05675 (The sequence of the model RefSeq protein was modified relative to this genomic sequence to represent the inferred CDS: added 122 bases not found in genome assembly) yields MFPGAGVSKKRQRTTTTAAAASRHSSTIANSSYSDKTLTEVSQDRLHRSPSTTNAAGDAAAAEIFFNDSSTADVVLRLFIDAVSPLQPTSSPTSADSVSISDLHVYLHSSVLRRSKYFSALLSDRWICHVHPPPPPEHSSASTTTTSDEENELFRLNLGVPPTPGSIRSHLTVLELLYTNDFATAIDSASTALDLLPVALELLFEDCVRSCVGFLEAVPWTEEEEKRVLSLIPFLSEEESKELLARVSPVGEDSCELMLEGLISSAMNNYQNTAFVKAFVAKILRDFSSKESAKRVLEKAFKTSLLTVKESLEDYSSPVFRGDHNETEALQRLNLHKASTNGKHLLWLVERMIELKVADAAVREWSEQAAFTADLQRAFRDDAWRNIVPGLPAVVLRCTCKLANAVSAGTILASKQVRRKLVEDWLPVLVVCKDNVSPISPSNKSLYLELEETFLRIISTLPMSDAQELLQRCLSFSTRNVEDCPHLVTAFNTWFRRAAQPLKPDSTFDQ; encoded by the exons ATGTTTCCCGGCGCCGGCGTTTCCAAGAAGAGGCAGCGCACCACCACCACCGCCGCCGCCGCTAGTCGCCATTCCTCCACCATAGCTAACTCTTCATACTCCGATAAAACCCTAACCGAAGTCTCTCAAGACCGCCTCCACCGTTCCCCGAGCACCACAAACGCCGCCGGGGACGCAGCCGCAGCTGAAATCTTCTTCAACGACTCGTCCA CTCCGCCGCTCGAAGTACTTCTCCGCACTCTTATCCGACCGATGGATCTGCCACGTCCACCCTCCTCCGCCACCGGAACACTCCTCCGCCTCCACCACAACTACTTCCGACGAAGAAAACGAGCTCTTCCGTCTCAATCTCGGAGTTCCTCCCACACCTGGCTCAATCCGATCGCATCTCACGGTGCTTGAGCTTCTCTACACCAACGATTTCGCTACCGCAATCGACAGCGCCTCCACCGCGCTCGATCTCCTCCCGGTGGCTCTAGAACTTCTCTTCGAGGATTGTGTCAGGTCATGCGTAGGGTTCCTTGAAGCAGTTCCATGgacggaagaagaagaaaagcgaGTCCTGAGCCTGATCCCGTTCCTCAGCGAAGAAGAATCGAAAGAGCTTCTCGCCAGGGTTTCACCGGTCGGAGAAGACTCTTGCGAGCTCATGCTTGAAGGCCTGATCTCCTCTGCGATGAACAATTACCAGAACACAGCGTTCGTGAAGGCGTTCGTGGCGAAGATCCTAAGAGATTTCTCGTCTAAGGAATCGGCGAAGAGAGTTTTGGAGAAGGCGTTCAAAACGAGCTTGTTGACGGTGAAGGAATCGTTGGAGGATTATTCGAGTCCCGTGTTCAGAGGGGACCATAACGAAACTGAGGCTCTTCAGAGGTTGAATCTGCATAAGGCTTCGACCAATGGGAAACATTTGCTGTGGCTTGTGGAGAGGATGATTGAGCTGAAGGTGGCTGATGCTGCTGTCAGGGAGTGGAGCGAGCAGGCCGCTTTCACCGCCGATCTTCAGAGGGCGTTCCGCGATGATGCGTGGAGGAACATTGTGCCTGGCCTCCCTGCTGTTGTCCTTAGGTGTACTTGCAAGCTCGCTAATGCTGTTAGTGCTGGCACTATTCTGGCATCGAAGCAG GTTAGAAGGAAACTAGTAGAAGATTGGCTTCCCGTTTTGGTGGTTTGCAAAGATAACGTTTCACCAATATCACCCAGCAATAAATCGCTATATCTGGAGCTGGAAGAAACATTTCTGCGGATCATATCCACACTGCCTATGTCTGACGCTCAGGAACTGTTGCAGCGGTGCCTAAGCTTTTCAACCCGAAACGTTGAAGATTGTCCTCACTTGGTGACAGCATTCAACACCTGGTTCAGGCGTGCCGCCCAACCTCTGAAACCAGATAGCACTTTTGATCAATAA